Proteins from a genomic interval of Gadus morhua chromosome 21, gadMor3.0, whole genome shotgun sequence:
- the xrcc3 gene encoding DNA repair protein XRCC3 has product MSIEQLELNPRIIKAVNNANIGVARDILKFSGPDLQRLTRLSASDVHHLQTAVAALFCKKTPVSALQLYRGECPEWDCGLRVSLGCPVLDGVLRGGLLPWGLTELAGPSGAGKSQLAMQLCLSVQYPVQYGGLGSGALYICTEDSFPIRRLKQLQNEQPSLRSDVPPDVVSSICFSDNIYVEHAADLGALMACVSQRVPVLLAQGRVRLLVVDSVAALFRSEFQADQGLERSRHLTAFATALHKLSASYQLPILCVNQVTDVMEGDSNHDAGLRPVDSKVVPALGMAWANQVMVRLMVTRLPGAVSMGTQSSARRRLEVVFAPHLARDSCLFGVWREGTRGLPSPPTQDTSS; this is encoded by the exons ATGAGTATCGAACAACTTGAACTGAATCCTAGAATCATCAAAGCAGTCAATAATG CTAACATTGGCGTAGCCAGGGACATTCTCAAGTTTTCGGGACCCGACCTTCAGCGACTGACAAGATTGTCCGCATCTGACGTTCATCATCTTCAAACCGCCGTAGCTGCACTTTTCTGTAAAAAAACACCCGTTTCTG CTCTACAGCTTTACCGTGGGGAGTGTCCCGAGTGGGACTGTGGACTGCGTGTGTCGCTGGGGTGTCCGGTCCTGGATGGTGTGCTCAGAGGTGGTCTCCTTCCCTGGGGTCTTACTGAGCTTGCCGGGCCCAGTGGAGCAGGGAAGAGCCAGCTGGCCATGCAGCTCTGTCTCTCAGTGCAGTACCCAGTGCAGTATGGAGGACTGGGCTCCG GTGCTCTGTACATCTGTACAGAAGACTCTTTCCCCATCAGACGTTTGAAGCAGCTGCAGAATGAGCAGCCGAGTCTGAGGAGCGATGTTCCTCCAGACGTGGTCTCCAGCATCTGCTTCTCTGACAACATTTACGTGGAGCATGCTGCAGATCTG GGGGCGCTGATGGCGTGTGTGTCCCAGAGGGTGCCGGTGCTGCTGGCCCAGGGCCGGGTcaggctgctggtggtggactCGGTGGCCGCTCTGTTCCGCTCCGAGTTCCAGGCGGACCAGGGCCTTGAGCGGTCGCGCCACCTGACGGCCTTCGCCACCGCCCTGCACAAGCTGAGCGCGTCCTACCAGCTCCCCATCCTCTGTGTCAACCAG GTGACTGATGTGATGGAAGGGGATTCTAACCATGATGCTGGGTTGAG ACCAGTGGACAGTAAGGTGGTTCCCGCCCTGGGCATGGCGTGGGCCAATCAGGTGATGGTCCGACTGATGGTGACCCGCCTCCCAGGAGCGGTCTCCATGGGAACTCAGAGCAGCGCTCGCCGCCGGTTGGAGGTGGTGTTCGCTCCTCACCTGGCCAGAGACAGTTGTCTGTTTggggtgtggagggagggaacCAGGGGGCTTCCTTCTCCCCCAACACAGGACACCAGCTCATGA
- the LOC115534895 gene encoding uncharacterized protein LOC115534895 isoform X1 — translation MEVSVDQDMPCEDYHGGSKEIQKDVLSLAQKTATSVWQLMFLLAGNNLAIMSASEARGLGYSLMATPKRLVFRSPYKQPHSQLVHVHGVPVEVIKLVLFFRRKLVVVMTDFSLSCTVGSGSFDGSKLLLETPQVMPPMVWAGERFESRSIVLGVEGRLVDWNTTIARGWTVTQDGPVIQVGIPFGSEGGYRRSMVVNNVYRETYIIFLFYEHVFSMLYDDGSEVETRQRLVRVLDTPLLCRHPFTLDQTMPAERVFDVYMGNIPFDVTLVEVKINDRHLPIAVTPEYSINRIVNANGSQAYTLHVPFDSRVVHRMHLDHGLVQYSMSLNYTLIILPQRLSYYHYSFVSTQLDDAFAPEPTAECTPTGITFSLWKSPQMEFLWEIGVGAEPLTPELAELRGYRLYNDTQSITLEVPVFSIGYTYQDINLHDFYGVFQLLVRDAKTLALQSMLSGRCVFETRDLIVCSPDGIMTVVTTPSVTLPRVHPDSTTLLDRSCRPKQTDPSRALFEFSLNSCGTRTMVGDTFLAYENEILYHRRLLADETALISRDSKFKLTVRCFYPLSTISRLPVERIFPMYTPGLGLILGTKGSTLPPGCPYENSPFHGHRSIIHDPWPGQQSTSPRASSPAGRDDLPWLTDNLLPVSFNANSPVNDVETVDLFNQKNVGYLDPNRPAGQKREMSGNVGPHNHTHNLPRAINALSSQKQEHMSNSNYTDQPMGKSALYFQEFFKVKVAAREKESTTAVTTKPPATNTTSAVSTQNSPMTSASVTQLV, via the exons ATGGAG GTCAGTGTGGATCAAGACATGCCTTGTGAGGATTATCATGGCGGCTCCAAGGAGATCCAGAAAGACGTTCTTTCTCTG gcTCAGAAAACGGCTACATCTGTCTGGCAGCTGATGTTTCTGCTGGCAGGAAACAACCTTGCCATCATGTCCGCCAGTGAGGCCCGGGGATTGGGCTACAGTCTTATGGCCACTCCAAAGAGACTTGTGTTTCGCTCTCCCTACAAACAGCCCCATAGCCAGCTTGTGCAC GTACACGGGGTGCCAGTTGAGGTCATAAAGTTGGTGCTGTTCTTCCGACGGAAACTGGTTGTGGTCATGACAGACTTTTCATTGTCTTGTACAGTCG GTTCTGGATCATTCGATGGGTCAAAGCTACTGTTGGAGACCCCCCAGGTTATGCCCCCGATGGTCTGGGCTGGAGAGCGCTTTGAGAGTCGGAGCATCGTGTTGGGTGTGGAAGGGCGCCTGGTGGACTGGAACACCACTATAGCCAGAGGCTGGACCGTGACCCAGGATGGCCCAGTGATCCAGGTTGGGATACCCTTCGGATCAGAAGGGGGCTACAGGCGG AGCATGGTGGTGAACAACGTCTACAGGGAGACGTacatcatcttcctcttctaCGAGCACGTCTTCTCCATGCTGTATGACGACGGCAGCGAGGTGGAGACCAGACAGCGACTGGTGAGGGTCCTGGATACCCCGCTACTCTGCAGACACCCCTTCACCCTCGACC AAACTATGCCTGCAGAGCGCGTGTTTGACGTGTACATGGGAAACATTCCCTTTGACGTGACCTTGGTGGAAGTCAAAATCAACGACAGGCATCTGCCCATTGCTGTGACGCCTGAATACAGCATCAATAGGATTGTCAATGCCAACGGCAGCCAAGCCTACACACTACACGTCCCCTTTGACAGCAGGGTAGTGCACAGGATG CACCTCGACCATGGACTTGTGCAGTACTCAATGAGCCTGAACTACACCTTAATAATCCTGCCCCAGAGACTATCGTACTACCACTACTCTTTTGTATCGACACAACTCGACGACGCAT TTGCTCCAGAGCCCACGGCAGAGTGCACACCGACGGGCATCACCTTCAGCCTCTGGAAGAGTCCCCAAATGGAGTTCCTCTGGGAGATTGGGGTCGGAGCAGAGCCTCTCACTCCGGAGCTGGCTGAGCTTAGGGGGTACAGGCTATACAACGACACCCAGAGCATCACCTTGGAAGTCCCCGTCTTCTCCATTGGTTACACCTACCAA GACATTAATCTGCATGACTTCTATGGAGTATTCCAGCTTCTTGTGAGGGATGCCAAGACACTTGCTCTTCAATCAATGCTTTCAGGACGCTGTGTATTTGAAACAAGGGACCTGATAG TGTGTTCCCCAGACGGGATCATGACAGTGGTCACCACTCCCAGTGTGACCTTGCCAAGAGTGCACCCCGACAGCACCACCCTCCTGGACAGATCCTGTAGACCGAAACAAACAGACCCGTCCAGAGCTCTGTTTGAATTCAGTCTCAACTCTTGTGGAACAAGGACGATG GTGGGCGACACCTTCCTGGCTTACGAGAATGAGATCCTTTACCACAGGCGTCTCCTCGCAGACGAAACGGCCCTCATCTCCAGAGACTCTAAGTTCAA GCTGACCGTGAGGTGCTTCTACCCCCTGAGTACCATCAGCAGGCTACCTGTAGAGAGAATCTTCCCGATGTACACACCAGGACTTGGGTTGATCCTAGGGACTAAAG GTTCAACCCTGCCTCCCGGGTGTCCATATGAGAATTCTCCATTTCATGGTCATCGATCAATCATCCACGACCCTTGGCCCGGGCAGCAGAGCACCAGCCCCCGGGCCTCCTCTCCAGCTGGGAGAGATGACCTCCCATGGTTGACCGACAACTTATTACCCGTTAGCTTCAATGCTAACTCCCCAGTAAACGATGTGGAAACTGTTGACCTCTTCAACCAAAAGAATGTGGGGTACCTGGACCCAAACAGACCCGCTGGTCAGAAACGGGAGATGTCAGGTAACGTAGGACCTCACAACCATACTCACAACCTGCCTCGAGCGATAAATGCACTGTCTTCACAAAAGCAGGAACATATGAGTAACTCAAACTATACCGATCAACCTATGGGCAAGAGCGCTCTGTACTTCCAAGAGTTCTTCAAGGTGAAAGTCGCTGCCAGAGAAAAAGAGTCTACTACCGCGGTTACCACCAAGCCCCCAGCCACCAACACAACCAGTGCTGTTTCCACCCAGAACTCCCCCATGACCTCTGCCAGTGTTACTCAGCTGGTCTAA
- the LOC115534895 gene encoding uncharacterized protein LOC115534895 isoform X2 codes for MPCEDYHGGSKEIQKDVLSLAQKTATSVWQLMFLLAGNNLAIMSASEARGLGYSLMATPKRLVFRSPYKQPHSQLVHVHGVPVEVIKLVLFFRRKLVVVMTDFSLSCTVGSGSFDGSKLLLETPQVMPPMVWAGERFESRSIVLGVEGRLVDWNTTIARGWTVTQDGPVIQVGIPFGSEGGYRRSMVVNNVYRETYIIFLFYEHVFSMLYDDGSEVETRQRLVRVLDTPLLCRHPFTLDQTMPAERVFDVYMGNIPFDVTLVEVKINDRHLPIAVTPEYSINRIVNANGSQAYTLHVPFDSRVVHRMHLDHGLVQYSMSLNYTLIILPQRLSYYHYSFVSTQLDDAFAPEPTAECTPTGITFSLWKSPQMEFLWEIGVGAEPLTPELAELRGYRLYNDTQSITLEVPVFSIGYTYQDINLHDFYGVFQLLVRDAKTLALQSMLSGRCVFETRDLIVCSPDGIMTVVTTPSVTLPRVHPDSTTLLDRSCRPKQTDPSRALFEFSLNSCGTRTMVGDTFLAYENEILYHRRLLADETALISRDSKFKLTVRCFYPLSTISRLPVERIFPMYTPGLGLILGTKGSTLPPGCPYENSPFHGHRSIIHDPWPGQQSTSPRASSPAGRDDLPWLTDNLLPVSFNANSPVNDVETVDLFNQKNVGYLDPNRPAGQKREMSGNVGPHNHTHNLPRAINALSSQKQEHMSNSNYTDQPMGKSALYFQEFFKVKVAAREKESTTAVTTKPPATNTTSAVSTQNSPMTSASVTQLV; via the exons ATGCCTTGTGAGGATTATCATGGCGGCTCCAAGGAGATCCAGAAAGACGTTCTTTCTCTG gcTCAGAAAACGGCTACATCTGTCTGGCAGCTGATGTTTCTGCTGGCAGGAAACAACCTTGCCATCATGTCCGCCAGTGAGGCCCGGGGATTGGGCTACAGTCTTATGGCCACTCCAAAGAGACTTGTGTTTCGCTCTCCCTACAAACAGCCCCATAGCCAGCTTGTGCAC GTACACGGGGTGCCAGTTGAGGTCATAAAGTTGGTGCTGTTCTTCCGACGGAAACTGGTTGTGGTCATGACAGACTTTTCATTGTCTTGTACAGTCG GTTCTGGATCATTCGATGGGTCAAAGCTACTGTTGGAGACCCCCCAGGTTATGCCCCCGATGGTCTGGGCTGGAGAGCGCTTTGAGAGTCGGAGCATCGTGTTGGGTGTGGAAGGGCGCCTGGTGGACTGGAACACCACTATAGCCAGAGGCTGGACCGTGACCCAGGATGGCCCAGTGATCCAGGTTGGGATACCCTTCGGATCAGAAGGGGGCTACAGGCGG AGCATGGTGGTGAACAACGTCTACAGGGAGACGTacatcatcttcctcttctaCGAGCACGTCTTCTCCATGCTGTATGACGACGGCAGCGAGGTGGAGACCAGACAGCGACTGGTGAGGGTCCTGGATACCCCGCTACTCTGCAGACACCCCTTCACCCTCGACC AAACTATGCCTGCAGAGCGCGTGTTTGACGTGTACATGGGAAACATTCCCTTTGACGTGACCTTGGTGGAAGTCAAAATCAACGACAGGCATCTGCCCATTGCTGTGACGCCTGAATACAGCATCAATAGGATTGTCAATGCCAACGGCAGCCAAGCCTACACACTACACGTCCCCTTTGACAGCAGGGTAGTGCACAGGATG CACCTCGACCATGGACTTGTGCAGTACTCAATGAGCCTGAACTACACCTTAATAATCCTGCCCCAGAGACTATCGTACTACCACTACTCTTTTGTATCGACACAACTCGACGACGCAT TTGCTCCAGAGCCCACGGCAGAGTGCACACCGACGGGCATCACCTTCAGCCTCTGGAAGAGTCCCCAAATGGAGTTCCTCTGGGAGATTGGGGTCGGAGCAGAGCCTCTCACTCCGGAGCTGGCTGAGCTTAGGGGGTACAGGCTATACAACGACACCCAGAGCATCACCTTGGAAGTCCCCGTCTTCTCCATTGGTTACACCTACCAA GACATTAATCTGCATGACTTCTATGGAGTATTCCAGCTTCTTGTGAGGGATGCCAAGACACTTGCTCTTCAATCAATGCTTTCAGGACGCTGTGTATTTGAAACAAGGGACCTGATAG TGTGTTCCCCAGACGGGATCATGACAGTGGTCACCACTCCCAGTGTGACCTTGCCAAGAGTGCACCCCGACAGCACCACCCTCCTGGACAGATCCTGTAGACCGAAACAAACAGACCCGTCCAGAGCTCTGTTTGAATTCAGTCTCAACTCTTGTGGAACAAGGACGATG GTGGGCGACACCTTCCTGGCTTACGAGAATGAGATCCTTTACCACAGGCGTCTCCTCGCAGACGAAACGGCCCTCATCTCCAGAGACTCTAAGTTCAA GCTGACCGTGAGGTGCTTCTACCCCCTGAGTACCATCAGCAGGCTACCTGTAGAGAGAATCTTCCCGATGTACACACCAGGACTTGGGTTGATCCTAGGGACTAAAG GTTCAACCCTGCCTCCCGGGTGTCCATATGAGAATTCTCCATTTCATGGTCATCGATCAATCATCCACGACCCTTGGCCCGGGCAGCAGAGCACCAGCCCCCGGGCCTCCTCTCCAGCTGGGAGAGATGACCTCCCATGGTTGACCGACAACTTATTACCCGTTAGCTTCAATGCTAACTCCCCAGTAAACGATGTGGAAACTGTTGACCTCTTCAACCAAAAGAATGTGGGGTACCTGGACCCAAACAGACCCGCTGGTCAGAAACGGGAGATGTCAGGTAACGTAGGACCTCACAACCATACTCACAACCTGCCTCGAGCGATAAATGCACTGTCTTCACAAAAGCAGGAACATATGAGTAACTCAAACTATACCGATCAACCTATGGGCAAGAGCGCTCTGTACTTCCAAGAGTTCTTCAAGGTGAAAGTCGCTGCCAGAGAAAAAGAGTCTACTACCGCGGTTACCACCAAGCCCCCAGCCACCAACACAACCAGTGCTGTTTCCACCCAGAACTCCCCCATGACCTCTGCCAGTGTTACTCAGCTGGTCTAA
- the btbd6b gene encoding BTB/POZ domain-containing protein 6-B: MAAELYPSSLNTSLPSSTESNKKSFIQVSEPESLPTPSDPQPSASSTGQPSSWQATHPTLRERNALMFNSEHMADVFFIVGLPGESQRVPAHKYVLAVGSSVFGAMFYGDLAEGEMEILIPDVEPAAFLIMLKYMYSDEIELEADTVLATLYAAKKYIVPALAKACVTFLETSLEAKNACVLLSQSRLFEEPELTQRCWEVIDAQAELALRSEGFCEIDRPTLEIILQRETLNTREALVFEAVLDWAASECGRQGLVVTAPNRRAVLGKALYSVRIPTMTLEEFADGPAQSDVLTLEETHDVFLWFTAAKKPWLEFPLAQRTGLSPQRCHRFQSSAYRSNQWRYRGRCDSIQFAVDKRIFMAGLGLYGSSGGKAEYSVKIELKRQGTTLAQNLTKFLSDGSSSTFSVWFEHPVQVEQDTFYTVSAVLDGNELSYFGQEGVTEVQCGKVTFQFQCSSDSTNGTGVQGGQIPELVFFG, translated from the exons ATGGCCGCCGAGCTGTACCCTAGCAGCCTCAACACCAGTCTCCCCAGCAGCACTGAGTCGAACAAGAAGAGCTTCATCCAGGTGTCGGAGCCTGAGTCGCTGCCCACGCCCAGCGACCCCCAGCCCAGCGCCAGCAGCACCGGCCAGCCCAGCAGCTGGCAGGCCACCCACCCCACGCTGAGAGAAAG GAATGCCTTGATGTTTAACAGCGAGCATATGGCCGATGTTTTCTTCATCGTCGGACTACCAGGAGAATCCCAGAGAGTCCCTGCCCACAAG TATGTCCTGGCCGTGGGGAGCTCCGTGTTCGGGGCCATGTTCTACGGAGACCTGGccgagggagagatggagatccTCATCCCAGACGTGGAACCGGCCGCATTTCTCATCATGTTAAA ATACATGTACAGCGATGAGATCGAGCTGGAGGCGGACACGGTTCTGGCCACTCTGTACGCCGCCAAGAAGTACATCGTGCCGGCGCTGGCCAAGGCCTGCGTCACCTTCCTGGAGACCAGCCTGGAGGCCAAGAACGCCTGCGTGCTGCTGTCCCAGAGCCGGCTGTTCGAGGAGCCCGAGCTCACGCAGCGCTGCTGGGAGGTGATCGACGCCCAGGCCGAGCTCGCCCTGCGCTCCGAGGGCTTCTGCGAGATCGACCGGCCCACGCTGGAGATCATCCTGCAGCGGGAGACGCTCAACACCCGCGAGGCGCTGGTGTTCGAGGCCGTGCTGGACTGGGCGGCGTCCGAGTGCGGGCGCCAGGGTCTGGTGGTGACGGCCCCCAACCGGCGCGCCGTGCTGGGCAAGGCGCTGTACTCGGTGCGCATCCCCACCATGACCCTGGAGGAGTTCGCCGACGGGCCGGCGCAGTCCGACGTGCTGACGCTGGAGGAGACCCACGACGTCTTCCTGTGGTTCACGGCGGCCAAGAAGCCCTGGCTGGAGTTCCCCCTGGCGCAGCGCACCGGCCTGAGCCCCCAGCGGTGCCACCGCTTCCAGTCCTCGGCCTACCGCAGCAACCAGTGGCGGTACCGCGGGCGCTGCGACAGCATCCAGTTCGCGGTAGACAAGCGGATCTTCATGGCGGGCCTGGGCCTGTACGGGTCCAGCGGCGGCAAGGCCGAGTACAGCGTCAAGATCGAACTCAAGCGCCAGGGCACCACGCTGGCGCAGAACCTGACCAAGTTCCTGTCGGACGGCTCGAGCAGCACCTTCTCGGTGTGGTTCGAGCACCCGGTGCAGGTGGAGCAGGACACCTTCTACACCGTCAGCGCCGTGCTGGACGGCAACGAGCTCAGCTACTTCGGCCAGGAGGGCGTGACGGAGGTGCAGTGCGGGAAGGTGACCTTCCAGTTCCAGTGCTCCTCGGACAGTACCAACGGGACCGGCGTGCAGGGGGGGCAGATCCCCGAGCTGGTTTTCTTTGGCTGA